A single genomic interval of Lathyrus oleraceus cultivar Zhongwan6 chromosome 7, CAAS_Psat_ZW6_1.0, whole genome shotgun sequence harbors:
- the LOC127107020 gene encoding uncharacterized protein LOC127107020 translates to MVFSIFNPFFCFLFLLFFQPFHVVVAENGSFRRPFSNHKRSVLFNCRDLVLKSKCSQNSKCSWCTSQVLDDTCFSKSEALRLPHQVFSCSDSDVEKNNSSKSKAEATTSSSPYHHNPSELDFVDGTIEKPIESSEKNYVCEKTDSMVTTWIINSIDTSMHNSVSQSHAATTRDEDWLDEEERSAQTNAQRIHRLWRTLSLIQQESKMTVTEYYNRFKRLPDELCEQQSLLKWKCEAGKQIMQREDEDSRVLLFLSGLDGFLYADIKRTIVNIDPLPSLKEAFNYVLREEARINADIIREVKQQKSSGFHSFKQKSSDDIRTECDDCETIGLQDGSEFFD, encoded by the exons ATGGTGTTCTCCATCTTCAACCCATTCTTCTGTTTCCTCTTTCTCTTATTCTTTCAACCCTTTCATGTTGTGGTGGCTGAAAATGGTTCATTTCGACGACCCTTTTCAAACCACAAAAGGTCTGTCCTTTTCAACTGTAGAGATTTGGTGTTGAAGTCAAAGTGTTCTCAGAACTCCAAATGCAGCTGGTGCACCAGTCAAGTTCTTGATGACACTTGCTTCTCTAAATCTGAAGCTTTAAGGTTGCCTCATCAGGTTTTCTCTT GTTCCGATTCAGATGTGGAGAAGAATAATTCCTCCAAATCAAAGGCAGAAGCAACCACATCGTCTTCACCTTATCATCATAATCCATCCGAATTAGACTTTGTAGATGGAACAATTGAGAAGCCAATCGAGTCATCTGAAAAAAACTATGTTTGTGAGAAAACTGACTCTATGGTCACCACATGGATCATCAACTCCATAGATACATCCATGCACAACAGTGTATCACAATCACATGCTGCAACAACCAGAGACGAGGATTGGCTAGACGAGGAAGAAAGATCCGCTCAAACAAACGCACAGCGTATCCACCGATTATGGAGGACTCTGAGTTTAATTCAGCAAGAATCCAAGATGACGGTAACTGAATACTACAACAGGTTTAAACGTCTCCCCGATGAGCTATGTGAGCAACAATCACTTCTTAAATGGAAATGTGAAGCTGGTAAACAGATTATGCAGAGAGAAGACGAAGACAGTCGCGTCCTTCTATTTCTTAGTGGCCTTGATGGATTTCTTTATGCTGACATCAAAAGAACCATTGTAAATATTGATCCACTTCCTTCCCTTAAAGAAGCTTTCAATTACGTATTGAGGGAAGAAGCAAGGATCAATGCAGATATTATAAGGGAAGTGAAGCAACAAAAAAGTTCTGgttttcattcattcaaacaGAAAAGTAGTGATGATATCAGGACTGAATGCGACGATTGTGAAACAATTGGATTACAAGATGGATCCGAATTTTTCGATTAG